A DNA window from Anas acuta chromosome 4, bAnaAcu1.1, whole genome shotgun sequence contains the following coding sequences:
- the LOC137855180 gene encoding homeobox protein notochord-like has translation MPPPTPSPPSQPGQAFTIAALLGRASPPPIPNPTPTPNPLLPSWGPLRDPIPDPTTPPRPLCTACCGPPPAWAARLGATGFLLSKCCLPILKAKAKRVRTTFSSEQLARLEQEFARQQYLVGAQRGLLASTLHLTEEQVKVWFQNRRIKWRKQSLEQQQAKLARMGLATPQRSPDSQNPSGEEDRDFPDGAEDPRDPPAAPLARTGAKCP, from the exons ATGCCGCCCCCAACCCCATCGCCCCCCTCCCAGCCCGGCCAGGCTTTCACCATCGCAGCCCTACTGGGACGAGCCTCACCCCCCCCGATCCCAAACCCAACCCCGACCCCAAACCCGCTTTTACCCTCCTGGGGACCCCTCCGGGACCCCATCCCTGACCCCACAACCCCTCCCCGGCCGCTCTGCACCGCCTGCTGcggaccccccccagcctgggcagctCGCCTGGGGGCCACAG GCTTCCTCCTCTCCAAGTGCTGCTTGCCCATCCTCAAGGCCAAGGCCAAGCGGGTGCGGACCACCTTCAGCAGCGAGCAGCTGGCCCGGCTGGAGCAGGAGTTTGCGCGGCAGCAATACCTGGTGGGCGCCCAGCGGGGGCTGCTCGCCTCCACCCTACACCTCACCGAGGAGCAG GTGAAGGTCTGGTTCCAGAACCGCCGCATCAAGTGGAGGAAGCAaagcctggagcagcagcaagccAAACTGGCCAGGATGGGCCTGGCCACCCCACAGAGGAGCCCCGATTCGCAAAACCCCAGCGGCGAGGAGGATCGAGACTTCCCAGATGGGGCCGAggacccc